One window of the Paenibacillus beijingensis genome contains the following:
- a CDS encoding LacI family DNA-binding transcriptional regulator → MTIKDIARMAGVSISTVSRVINNSKPVQDDLRKRVLDVMEQTKFRPNTIAQNLAKNESNLIGVMLPEVKNTVLDELIHGINHVSRIYGYNTMLSLTGGTLENELHYFNLFRGIQADGIILASDNLKGELIELIELSGIPCILVGRDAHSASIPSVHVDNITAAYEAVTYLIQQGHRRIAMIRARSGDVASGDHRFEGYRMALAEAGIPLARDWIVESGITVEDGIEAMRKIRESRSMPTALFCATDRIAIGAMHDLMENGLRIPDDVSVVGFDGIDMSAMIRPKLSTVKYSASEIGMTAARNLIKRIRGGEVSPRHWCVSHYLETRDSVRSI, encoded by the coding sequence ATGACGATTAAAGACATTGCCCGGATGGCAGGCGTTTCGATCTCCACCGTTTCCAGAGTGATCAATAACAGCAAACCGGTTCAAGACGACCTCCGCAAGCGGGTGCTGGACGTCATGGAACAAACGAAATTCCGACCGAACACCATCGCCCAGAATCTTGCAAAAAATGAATCCAATCTGATCGGCGTCATGCTTCCCGAAGTGAAAAACACCGTTCTCGACGAGCTGATCCACGGCATCAATCACGTCTCCCGGATATACGGGTACAACACGATGCTCAGCTTAACCGGAGGAACGCTTGAGAACGAGCTGCATTATTTCAATTTGTTTCGGGGAATTCAGGCGGACGGCATTATTTTGGCCAGCGACAATTTAAAAGGCGAGCTGATCGAGCTGATCGAGCTGTCCGGCATCCCGTGCATTTTGGTCGGCCGCGACGCGCATTCGGCCTCGATTCCTTCCGTTCACGTGGACAATATTACGGCTGCCTATGAAGCGGTCACTTATCTGATCCAGCAGGGGCATCGCCGGATTGCGATGATTCGCGCGCGGAGCGGCGATGTTGCATCGGGAGACCACCGGTTCGAAGGGTACCGGATGGCACTGGCGGAAGCCGGCATTCCATTGGCCCGCGATTGGATTGTTGAAAGCGGTATCACTGTTGAGGACGGGATCGAGGCGATGCGCAAAATACGCGAAAGCCGCTCCATGCCGACCGCCTTATTCTGCGCGACGGATCGGATCGCGATCGGGGCTATGCATGACTTGATGGAAAACGGCCTGCGCATTCCGGACGACGTATCCGTGGTCGGCTTTGACGGCATCGACATGTCCGCTATGATTCGGCCGAAGCTGTCCACCGTGAAGTACTCCGCTTCGGAAATCGGAATGACCGCGGCGCGGAACTTAATCAAACGGATCAGAGGGGGAGAAGTTTCCCCCCGCCACTGGTGCGTATCGCATTATTTGGAAACCCGCGACAGCGTCCGTTCGATTTAA
- a CDS encoding PadR family transcriptional regulator, giving the protein MSSIQYALLSLLAREPLSGYDMKQQMNGRFTAFYKINNNQLYPSLAKMEGEGLIELLSHERESYRPARKVYKITEAGIESLKAWVAQPGKPGDWEEFLLKQYSSWLIEPEVLIPLLEENKRQHEEILAEYTARAAMLREQNGPLTSDNPLFSTVVVIEMGVGFERMSIEWCDNMIRWVKENRI; this is encoded by the coding sequence ATGAGTTCGATCCAATATGCATTGCTTAGTCTATTGGCGCGGGAACCGCTGAGCGGATACGACATGAAGCAGCAGATGAACGGCAGGTTCACGGCGTTTTATAAAATAAACAACAACCAGCTGTATCCGTCCCTCGCCAAAATGGAGGGGGAAGGGCTCATCGAGCTTCTATCCCATGAGCGGGAATCGTACCGGCCGGCGCGCAAAGTGTATAAAATTACGGAAGCGGGTATCGAAAGCTTAAAAGCCTGGGTCGCCCAACCGGGCAAGCCGGGGGATTGGGAGGAATTTTTGCTCAAGCAGTACAGCTCGTGGCTGATTGAACCGGAGGTCCTGATTCCGCTGCTGGAAGAAAACAAGCGGCAGCATGAGGAGATTTTGGCGGAATATACGGCAAGAGCAGCCATGTTACGAGAGCAGAACGGGCCGTTAACGAGCGATAATCCTTTATTTTCGACCGTTGTCGTCATCGAGATGGGAGTCGGCTTCGAGCGCATGTCGATCGAATGGTGCGACAACATGATCCGCTGGGTGAAAGAGAATCGGATCTAA
- a CDS encoding sulfite exporter TauE/SafE family protein — protein sequence MDITPLQLAVTIICAVLIGFTKTGLPTLGIFVAAIMATIFPARESVGLVTPILITGDIIAILYYRKAVVWKHLLVLLPWVLAGIGAGYIVLGQIGNRSLSVLIGILVLLLIALHLVKDRLERALEFAFTKSRAFNGGLGILAGFTTMIGNAAGSIMSIYLFSKGMNKTAFVGTNAFFFFIVNVIKVPFTSHLGLITPQSLVLTAWMIPAVAAGAIAGFKLLPLIPQKYFQAIILILAALGGIHLILF from the coding sequence ATGGACATTACACCGTTACAGCTGGCGGTTACGATCATCTGTGCCGTCCTGATCGGGTTTACGAAAACCGGCCTGCCCACGCTCGGGATATTTGTGGCTGCCATAATGGCGACGATATTTCCCGCGCGCGAATCTGTCGGTCTTGTGACCCCTATCCTGATCACCGGGGATATTATCGCGATTCTTTATTACCGGAAAGCGGTTGTCTGGAAGCACCTTCTCGTGCTGCTGCCTTGGGTGCTCGCCGGCATCGGCGCTGGTTATATCGTGCTGGGCCAAATCGGCAACCGCTCGCTCTCCGTACTGATCGGCATCCTCGTATTGCTGCTCATCGCGCTTCATCTGGTCAAGGATCGGCTGGAGCGCGCGCTCGAGTTCGCCTTCACCAAATCGCGGGCCTTTAACGGCGGGCTCGGCATCCTTGCCGGCTTCACGACGATGATCGGCAATGCGGCAGGCAGCATCATGTCGATCTATTTGTTCTCCAAAGGAATGAACAAAACCGCTTTCGTCGGCACGAACGCCTTTTTCTTTTTTATCGTCAACGTCATCAAAGTTCCGTTCACCTCTCATCTCGGGCTCATTACGCCGCAGTCGCTCGTGCTCACCGCTTGGATGATTCCGGCCGTTGCGGCCGGCGCAATTGCCGGCTTCAAGCTGCTTCCGCTTATTCCGCAAAAATATTTTCAGGCTATCATCCTCATCCTGGCGGCGCTCGGCGGCATTCATTTGATCCTGTTCTGA
- a CDS encoding phosphoribosyltransferase family protein, translated as MNTYTLQIGELTRVLPIVPISDELSIASFVILGDTELVDAAAQLVADRLPPVDVLVTAEAKGIPFIYELSKKLGMARYVVARKSIKPYMEEPLINKVVSITTQKEQVLVLDKSDTEFIKGKRVAVVDDVISTGESLRVLEELVELAGGIVTAKAAILAEGDAAKRDDIIFLEALPLFRRNR; from the coding sequence ATGAATACATATACGCTGCAAATCGGGGAATTAACGAGGGTGCTTCCGATCGTTCCGATATCGGACGAACTGAGCATTGCCAGCTTTGTTATTTTGGGAGATACCGAACTGGTGGATGCTGCCGCGCAGCTCGTAGCTGACAGGCTGCCGCCTGTCGATGTGCTCGTTACAGCCGAAGCGAAAGGAATCCCGTTCATTTACGAGCTGTCAAAAAAACTCGGAATGGCACGTTACGTCGTCGCGAGAAAAAGCATAAAACCTTATATGGAAGAGCCTTTGATCAATAAAGTCGTCTCCATTACGACCCAGAAGGAACAGGTGCTCGTTTTGGATAAATCCGATACCGAGTTTATAAAAGGCAAGCGGGTCGCGGTCGTCGATGACGTCATCAGCACAGGAGAGTCGCTGCGCGTCCTCGAAGAGCTCGTTGAATTAGCCGGAGGCATCGTGACGGCAAAAGCGGCGATTTTAGCCGAAGGCGATGCGGCGAAACGGGACGATATTATCTTTTTGGAGGCACTGCCGTTGTTTAGAAGGAATCGCTAA
- a CDS encoding MBL fold metallo-hydrolase — translation MKVQKLPWAGIRMQFETTSIAIDPLFHFPAHFGQPHDPLYPLDEFGPVDAVLVTHHHTDHFDPEAIAAFYGETVPVYVPSLPHALARGGRLTDIREIKPGESFQVGALSVTATDSVDGFGDPQVAWVVQGGEKKVIHCGDTLWHGYWWNIAKTHGPFDAAFLPVNGAVLELPGFTPSHQPISLTPEQAVSAAVVLGAGALVPIHYGTVHHPPVYHQTPNLLDRLTATAKDTVNLTILSTKETMVV, via the coding sequence ATGAAGGTCCAAAAGCTTCCGTGGGCGGGCATTCGAATGCAATTCGAAACGACGAGCATCGCGATCGATCCGCTATTTCATTTCCCGGCCCATTTCGGCCAGCCTCACGATCCGCTTTATCCACTGGATGAATTCGGACCGGTCGATGCTGTCCTCGTTACGCATCACCATACCGACCACTTTGATCCGGAAGCGATCGCGGCTTTTTACGGCGAAACGGTCCCGGTCTATGTTCCGTCTCTGCCGCATGCGCTTGCCCGCGGCGGCCGGCTGACTGACATTCGGGAGATCAAGCCCGGGGAGTCGTTCCAAGTGGGCGCATTATCGGTGACGGCAACGGACTCCGTCGACGGGTTCGGTGATCCTCAGGTCGCTTGGGTTGTGCAGGGCGGGGAGAAAAAAGTCATTCACTGCGGGGATACGCTGTGGCACGGTTACTGGTGGAACATTGCCAAAACGCACGGTCCATTCGATGCGGCCTTCTTGCCCGTTAACGGAGCCGTCCTCGAACTTCCCGGCTTCACGCCGAGCCATCAGCCCATTTCCCTGACACCGGAACAGGCCGTCTCGGCGGCGGTTGTTTTGGGAGCAGGTGCGCTCGTGCCAATCCATTACGGAACGGTTCATCACCCGCCGGTCTATCACCAGACGCCAAACCTGCTTGACCGCCTGACAGCAACCGCGAAAGATACGGTAAACTTGACAATATTAAGCACGAAAGAAACAATGGTCGTATAG
- a CDS encoding CGNR zinc finger domain-containing protein, with product MDSSHFLLGGSPWLNLVNTRHMHNKRIRDVLAEPAAAQQWLNANQLYMAPGASAESEPLRKMIAELIPLRELCQEIVSDLQMRGKLSEDVLASLEKRTESLSIRAALLQTGEKISLTYAGNTDVDHVQYLIIRSIADTLEGYAPQRIRKCEHDECILHFVDTSKSGKRRWCSMEMCGNRHKAAEFYAKKKAKN from the coding sequence GTGGACAGCTCACATTTTTTACTTGGCGGAAGCCCGTGGTTAAACCTGGTCAATACGCGCCATATGCACAATAAGCGGATCCGGGATGTGTTGGCGGAACCGGCAGCGGCACAGCAATGGCTGAATGCCAACCAACTGTACATGGCGCCCGGCGCTTCCGCGGAATCGGAGCCGCTGCGAAAGATGATTGCCGAGCTAATCCCTCTGCGCGAGCTGTGTCAGGAGATTGTGTCCGACTTGCAGATGCGAGGCAAACTTTCCGAAGACGTGCTCGCGTCGCTCGAAAAACGGACGGAAAGCTTATCGATCCGTGCCGCCCTGCTGCAAACGGGGGAGAAAATTTCCCTCACCTATGCTGGAAATACGGACGTCGATCATGTGCAGTATCTCATCATCCGATCCATCGCCGATACGCTGGAAGGTTATGCCCCGCAGCGGATCCGGAAATGCGAGCATGACGAATGCATTCTCCATTTCGTGGACACATCAAAGAGCGGCAAAAGGCGCTGGTGCAGTATGGAGATGTGCGGAAACCGCCATAAAGCGGCCGAATTTTATGCCAAGAAAAAAGCGAAGAACTAG
- a CDS encoding aldo/keto reductase: MEYTFLGRTGMRVSRLCLGTMNFGVDTDERTAFRIMDEALDAGITFFDTANNYGWGANSGLTETVIGRWFAQGGQRREKVVLATKVYEPISSPVDGPNDARGLSLYKIRRHLEGSLRRLQTDHVELYQMHHIDRRTTWEELWEAFETQVRSGKVDYIGSSNFAGWHLVKAQAAAKERHFMGLVCEQHKISLLERTAEMEVLPAAKDLGLGVVAWSPLAGGLLGGYSLKPGIGTRTAQQAERIEKHRPQLERFSALCAELGEQEANVALAWTLTNPVMTAPIIGPRTVEQLRDAIRAVEIHLEEDVLRELDDIFPGPGGETPEVYAW; this comes from the coding sequence GTGGAGTACACCTTCTTGGGCCGAACAGGGATGAGAGTCAGCCGGCTGTGCTTGGGAACGATGAATTTCGGCGTCGATACGGATGAGAGGACCGCGTTTCGCATTATGGACGAAGCGCTCGATGCGGGCATTACCTTTTTTGATACGGCCAACAATTACGGATGGGGAGCAAATTCCGGCTTGACGGAGACGGTGATCGGGCGGTGGTTCGCGCAAGGAGGGCAGCGCCGGGAGAAGGTGGTTCTGGCGACCAAAGTGTACGAGCCGATCTCGAGCCCAGTCGATGGGCCGAACGATGCAAGGGGCTTGTCTCTTTATAAAATCAGGCGCCACCTCGAAGGGTCGCTGCGCCGGCTGCAGACGGATCACGTTGAGCTGTACCAGATGCACCACATCGACCGGCGAACGACTTGGGAGGAATTGTGGGAAGCGTTCGAGACGCAGGTCAGGTCCGGAAAAGTGGATTACATCGGCTCCAGCAATTTTGCTGGCTGGCATCTGGTGAAGGCACAGGCGGCGGCCAAGGAGCGGCATTTCATGGGGCTGGTGTGCGAGCAGCATAAGATCAGCCTGCTGGAGCGGACAGCCGAAATGGAAGTATTGCCGGCCGCGAAGGATCTCGGTCTCGGCGTTGTGGCATGGAGTCCATTGGCGGGAGGTCTGCTCGGAGGCTACTCATTGAAGCCGGGGATCGGGACCCGTACGGCCCAGCAGGCGGAACGGATTGAGAAGCACCGCCCGCAGCTCGAACGGTTTTCCGCCTTGTGCGCGGAACTGGGAGAGCAGGAAGCGAATGTTGCGCTGGCCTGGACGCTAACGAATCCGGTCATGACCGCCCCGATCATCGGTCCGCGAACGGTGGAACAGCTGCGGGACGCCATCCGCGCGGTTGAAATCCATCTTGAAGAGGATGTGCTCCGCGAGCTGGACGACATCTTTCCCGGACCGGGCGGCGAGACGCCCGAAGTATACGCTTGGTAA
- a CDS encoding NAD(P)/FAD-dependent oxidoreductase yields the protein MEQEELFDVTVIGGGPAGLYSAFYSGLREMKTKLIEYQPQLGGKVHVYPEKMIWDVGGLTPITGAALIEQLVKQGLTFHPEVVLNEKVESITRDEEGIFVLRTASGRRHLSKTVIVAVGSGILKPHKLEIEGAERFEISNLSYTVKSLKRFKEKTVVISGGGNSAIDWATELEPIAKQVYVTYRKDVPGAHEAKIAQLMNSSAVCLFRTSITKLIAGESHEAIERVELTHHETGEVSYLPVDEVIINHGYERDTTLLKNSDLNIAMEEDHYIAGNANSESSVPGLYAAGDILMHEGKLHLIAGAFQDAANAVNKAKQFIQPDAGKTAMVSSHNEVFKQRNREIVKQMMN from the coding sequence ATGGAGCAGGAAGAGTTATTCGATGTAACGGTTATTGGCGGAGGGCCGGCCGGGCTCTACTCCGCTTTTTATAGCGGGCTGAGGGAAATGAAAACAAAGCTGATCGAATATCAGCCGCAATTAGGCGGGAAAGTGCATGTGTATCCGGAAAAAATGATTTGGGACGTCGGCGGGCTGACGCCCATAACCGGAGCGGCATTAATTGAGCAGCTGGTCAAGCAGGGGCTGACCTTCCACCCGGAAGTCGTGTTGAATGAAAAGGTAGAGTCGATTACCCGTGATGAAGAAGGGATTTTTGTACTCCGCACCGCCTCGGGCAGGCGGCATTTGTCAAAAACCGTTATCGTTGCGGTCGGAAGCGGAATATTAAAGCCGCATAAGCTTGAAATCGAAGGTGCGGAACGATTTGAAATATCCAATTTGAGCTACACCGTAAAGTCATTAAAGCGGTTCAAAGAGAAAACGGTTGTCATTTCAGGCGGGGGAAACTCGGCCATCGACTGGGCGACTGAATTGGAACCGATCGCCAAACAAGTGTATGTAACATATCGCAAGGACGTTCCGGGCGCTCATGAAGCGAAGATAGCCCAACTGATGAACAGTTCGGCCGTTTGCCTGTTCCGGACGTCAATTACGAAGCTGATCGCCGGCGAGAGCCATGAAGCGATTGAACGCGTTGAACTGACCCATCATGAAACCGGCGAGGTTTCGTATTTGCCGGTTGATGAAGTGATTATTAACCACGGGTATGAGCGCGACACGACATTATTGAAAAACAGCGATCTAAACATTGCAATGGAGGAAGATCATTATATTGCAGGCAATGCGAACAGCGAATCGTCGGTTCCCGGACTTTACGCGGCCGGAGACATCTTGATGCATGAAGGGAAATTGCATTTGATCGCCGGCGCCTTCCAGGATGCGGCTAACGCGGTCAACAAAGCGAAGCAATTTATCCAGCCCGATGCGGGCAAAACCGCCATGGTCTCTTCACACAACGAGGTTTTCAAACAGCGCAACCGGGAAATCGTGAAGCAAATGATGAACTAA
- a CDS encoding MerR family transcriptional regulator, translating into MESKMLIGELASRAGVTPRTVRHYQQLGLLGKVEQESNGYHYYTDISLQRLLKIGVLKNVGLSLEEIQSVIDLYFEEPTMIKGKQKVLEILAKHLEEIDDKMDSLARFRQEIQFNMARIQLMIDEMST; encoded by the coding sequence ATGGAATCGAAAATGCTGATCGGAGAGCTGGCAAGCAGAGCCGGAGTTACGCCCCGGACCGTTCGCCACTACCAACAGCTGGGATTGTTGGGGAAAGTCGAGCAAGAGAGCAACGGATATCACTATTACACGGATATTTCTTTACAGCGTTTGCTCAAAATCGGTGTATTGAAAAATGTAGGTCTCAGTCTGGAAGAAATTCAGTCCGTAATCGACCTGTATTTCGAAGAGCCGACGATGATCAAAGGGAAACAAAAAGTGCTTGAGATTTTGGCGAAGCACCTGGAAGAAATCGATGACAAGATGGATTCGCTCGCTCGTTTCAGACAAGAGATTCAATTCAACATGGCCCGGATTCAGCTTATGATCGACGAAATGTCGACATAA
- a CDS encoding MFS transporter — translation MIDLKKGPLTYTATVLTVTGIAVVSLLYVLIPLVPYISSAFAVNASQTAWASSAFSLAFAVGNVFFGTLSDRVSKKRLIIAGLVLLTLCTVFVESATSFAAFISLRAVQGFLAASFPPVALAYVSDVIPPSHRPTVISYMSSGFLLAGVVGQIFAAEVAAAWGWETVFALLSAVYVVLIVISFWLPKGRERSAPVQSETRAAVSDHFRVLVKIPALLVAYAAAMSILMSFVAMYTGLNEFAVQRLHLSADRILLIRLAGMLGIMCTLFCGSWIRRFGAPRVLVAGFFVAAAGLAGEAVLSNAPMPVFVAATVVFVAGIATAVPSIVFRIGMLGASARGMAIALYGFFVFVGASLGPIIANMLMPLGFAALCWTLSAILLAAAAGTAWSAKRASRNEGTAAVHT, via the coding sequence TTGATTGATTTAAAAAAGGGGCCTCTCACTTATACCGCGACCGTGCTGACCGTAACGGGCATTGCCGTCGTATCGCTGCTCTATGTCCTGATCCCGCTCGTTCCGTATATCAGCTCCGCATTCGCTGTCAATGCGAGCCAAACGGCATGGGCGAGCAGCGCCTTTAGTCTCGCTTTTGCCGTAGGCAATGTGTTTTTCGGTACATTGTCCGACAGGGTGTCGAAAAAGCGCCTGATCATCGCAGGCCTGGTCCTGCTCACGCTCTGCACCGTTTTCGTAGAATCCGCAACTTCGTTCGCGGCATTCATTTCGCTCCGGGCGGTGCAAGGCTTTCTGGCCGCCTCGTTCCCGCCTGTGGCGCTTGCTTATGTGAGCGACGTAATTCCGCCCTCCCATCGGCCGACCGTCATCTCTTATATGAGCAGCGGTTTTTTGCTTGCCGGTGTAGTTGGTCAGATCTTTGCGGCCGAAGTGGCCGCAGCATGGGGATGGGAAACGGTATTTGCGCTGTTAAGCGCCGTTTACGTCGTGCTGATCGTGATCTCGTTCTGGCTGCCGAAAGGCCGGGAACGATCCGCACCCGTCCAGTCCGAAACCCGCGCTGCCGTCTCGGATCATTTCCGTGTCTTGGTTAAAATTCCGGCGCTGCTGGTCGCTTATGCCGCCGCGATGAGCATCTTAATGAGCTTTGTCGCCATGTACACGGGCTTGAATGAATTTGCGGTCCAGCGGTTACACTTATCCGCCGATCGAATTTTGTTGATTAGGCTCGCCGGCATGCTAGGCATCATGTGCACGTTGTTTTGCGGATCATGGATCCGCCGGTTTGGAGCTCCCCGCGTTCTAGTCGCAGGCTTTTTCGTCGCGGCGGCCGGTTTGGCGGGCGAAGCGGTGCTGTCAAACGCACCAATGCCCGTATTCGTCGCGGCGACGGTGGTCTTTGTGGCGGGAATCGCCACCGCCGTCCCTTCGATCGTTTTCCGGATCGGAATGTTGGGCGCCAGCGCCCGCGGTATGGCCATCGCACTTTACGGATTTTTCGTTTTTGTCGGAGCCAGTCTCGGTCCCATCATCGCCAACATGCTGATGCCGCTCGGGTTTGCGGCTTTATGCTGGACGCTCTCGGCCATTTTGCTCGCTGCGGCGGCAGGTACGGCTTGGAGCGCCAAGCGCGCGTCAAGAAACGAAGGTACGGCTGCCGTACACACTTGA
- a CDS encoding SDR family oxidoreductase, with translation MSIKNSLQGQHVIVIGGGSGIGLAAAQRASALGAEVTIVGRSADRLEKAAEGFEGEIRTAVLDLRIEEDVQAFFIETGAFDHLVITAGEMKHGLGKVVELDTFSAKEQFESRFWGPYLAVRYGAAAIREGGSITLTTGFFGDKTVPGAAVPSAVHGALETLGRTLAVELAPVRVNVVSPGYTDTPLHDGMPAEQKRAWFEQTAPTLPVRRIGSADDIAGAILFLVENGNTTGITLTVDGGARLV, from the coding sequence ATGAGTATAAAAAATTCATTGCAAGGTCAGCACGTGATTGTGATCGGCGGAGGCTCGGGGATTGGACTCGCGGCCGCCCAAAGGGCTTCCGCGCTCGGAGCGGAGGTGACGATCGTCGGACGCTCTGCAGACCGGCTGGAAAAAGCGGCTGAGGGCTTCGAAGGGGAGATCCGGACGGCCGTCCTCGATTTGCGGATTGAGGAAGACGTCCAGGCGTTTTTTATCGAAACGGGGGCGTTCGACCATCTTGTCATTACCGCAGGGGAAATGAAGCACGGCTTGGGCAAAGTTGTCGAGCTCGACACGTTCAGCGCCAAAGAGCAATTCGAGAGCCGGTTCTGGGGACCGTATCTGGCGGTCCGCTACGGGGCGGCAGCCATTCGGGAAGGTGGCTCCATCACGCTTACGACCGGATTTTTCGGCGATAAGACGGTTCCGGGGGCGGCAGTGCCTTCGGCTGTGCACGGAGCTTTGGAAACGCTAGGCCGGACGCTGGCCGTCGAGCTTGCTCCGGTGCGGGTGAACGTCGTGTCGCCGGGATATACCGATACGCCGCTGCACGACGGAATGCCGGCCGAACAGAAGCGGGCCTGGTTTGAACAAACGGCCCCCACCCTGCCGGTTCGGCGCATCGGTTCTGCCGATGACATCGCCGGCGCGATCTTGTTTTTGGTCGAGAACGGCAATACGACAGGGATCACGTTGACCGTGGACGGAGGCGCCCGACTCGTCTAA